The Phycisphaerae bacterium DNA window ATCCTGCACAAGAGCGTCCTCCCCGGCGGAACCACCTGCGTCATCGGCAGCGGGGCCATGGCAATGATGTCCATGATGTTCGCCCTGGTCAACGACGACGTCCTGGGTATGTCATCAGCCGCACAGGTGGTCGCCGTGGTTCGCGGGGACGACAAGGCTGATCTGGTCCGGAGAATCATGGCCGATCCGCGGGTCGTGACCGTGGTCTGCAAGGATGAGAGCCAGTTGCCCGGCCGGATCGCCAAGGTCTACGGGCCGCAATACCAGCAGCGAACCGGCAAGAGCTTTCACGGCTTCGACGATGTCATCGTCGCAGCGGGAAATGCTCAAACGCTATCTCTTGCCCATGCCTTGATCGCTCCGACCGGGGCGCGGATCATGGCCTTTGCCGGCACACGCGGCCCCTGCGAACTCGAAAGCGGCGTCTGGCACTACGCCAACGCGGGCTTGCTGGGTACCAGCGGATCGAATACCAAGATGCTGGAGCTCGCCCTGGAACTGTTCAACCGCTCGCAGATGCCGGTTGAACGACTGGCCGGCAAAGGCTACACCTTCAACGATTTCGCGACCCCGGCAGGCATCCGAGCATTCTTCGAAGACAAACACCTGCGGCCATACCTGCAGCCTAACACGGCGTGAGGCATTCACACTCCCACACTCCGCCGGGCGACGACCGGTTCATGGCCCGAAACGCCGCAGGGCACGGCCGCGGGCCTCCGCATGGTCAACGACCGGCTTCGGACATGCCCGGACGCCGGTCTCCCACGGCCGGTGGATCGCCTTGCCCGGCAGTGCGGCCAGCTCCGGGAGCCAGCAGCGAAGGTATACCCCGTCGGGATCGTAACGCTCCGACTGGGTCACTGGATTGAAGATGCGGAAGGACGGCGCGGCATCCGCTCCGCAGCCGGCCGACGCCGGCCAGCCCATCGTGCTGTCCTCAACGCGCAGGTCCTGTCGAAACCAGACAAGAGCCGCACGCATCATCGCACAGTGAATGAATACAGTCGCCCCGGCGGTTCAACGGCGAATCGCAATCGAACCACGCCGTCAGGCGCCCACCGCCGCAACCCGTGGTCGCCGAACCGGACTTCATGACGGAGCGAATCGCCATTGAAGACCGTCGCGGCCAGCGGGTTGCCCAGGCGATCCAGCAGTTGAACCGTCATCGGACCGGTGCCGTTGACGTACAGTCGTTCGCCCTCGATCCTCAACGGATGCGTCGTCAGCGTGCCCCAGTCGACCGAGACAAAACCGTCGACCCGCAGCTTGGCCCGGAAAATGCCGCCGCCGCGGACCAGTCGATCTCGAGGCTGATTCTTGCCCCAGGAGGACGCACTGTAATAATAGACCAGCTCATCCCCGATCCGAAGGGGACCTTGGCTGAACTCGCTGATATACCCCCCATCGTTCAGCGCCTCGTTGCCGCCCTCGACACCGTTGGCGAGCCAGACTTCAGGAATGCCCGCGTCGTTCGCGAAAGGAGCCTTCCTCCAGTGCAGACCGTCGCGGCTGACCACGAGCTTCAGAAACGCGCAGCCAGCCGCCGAAAACGGATAGTCGCCCTTGCCGTGGAATACCTTCAGGCCGCCCAAGTACACGGATTCATATCGCCACGCCGTGCTGGCGTAGTACTCGTCATACGGCGTGTCCCCGTTGCGCTCGGCCATGGCCGGCATAAGTTCCACGTGGGTAATCCGCCGGCTGTCAAAAGGCTCATCCATCCGGTCCAACCATACGTAGGCTCGCGCACGCGAGCTATACCCCGGCGAGACATCGTGCGGGTTGAAGAACTTGAAGATGCCCAGGAAACGATTCTCGACCGGGTCGTGGCAGAAAAGGGTCACGTCGCCCGGACCATACACCATCCGGCCTTCCTGGATGATCGTCTGGCAACTCGTGTCTCCGGGCTGGGCGAAACCGCTGCAGATCTGGTGCGGGCGCTCCCAGACCAGACCATCCGCCGAGCGAACATACCATACGCCCTCCCATTCATGACCGGCGTTGGCGATCCAGACCCAGCCCTTGTACGGGTACTTCTCGTCCTTCACATCATAGAAGCACGAGAAGACGTCGATGCCGAACTTGCCCTTCGCATCCTTGGGCAGCGGACCGAGATCCAGATCAAGTCTCAGGGGCGTGAGTTCATCGTGAGTCCTGGCCGACCAGCCGAGGGCGTCGGACGAGATTGCCCGAAGCATGCGCCTGTTGTTGAAATCCTGCACCAGCATGACGTACTGCTTGAGCCGCGAATCGAACACGATCGTGCCGTAGGCCAGTAGAGCATCGCCCTTGTTGGCGGCGATCAGGGGGGTCTGGCCGCCGTTCTCCTTGACCGGCTGGTGCAGGGTTCGCCGCAGATTCACCTGTGAATCAATAAGCAGGTCGTCGATGAAGAGCTGGGCGATCCCACTTCTCACCGATACGACACCATCACCGGCCAGGGTTGTGCCGTCGGCACCAACCGGCGGTGCGATCGAGAATACCCAACCGACCGCCAACACGACTTTCGTCGTTGACATGGAGCCTCCTCCGCAACGCGGGCCACCTGCCTTCGCCCACACCGGGAATGGTGAATGATAGCACCTTCCAGGCTCAGTAGTGTAACGTGAAGAACTCCCACATGCGGTACAGGGCGGGACCACCATTGGGTCCGCTGCTGGGAGCCAATGACCGCAGCTCGCCCTTGATGTCCTGTACGAACTTGGCGTGGTAGTCGCTGTAGAGAGCGTTGGCGCCGTTGCCATGACACGCTCGCATGACCGTCTGACCTTCGCTGCTGCCGATGACCCCGTCGGCGACAAGGGCCTGCATCAGCGGCATCTGATAGGTCGCCGGATCAACCCCTTTGGTTTTGGCGAGGTAGTCCACGAAGTACGGATGCCAGACCTCGGACGGATAGACCTTCTTGCTGTCCGCACGGGGACACTTGCCCACGTCCACGGGCGCAGCGTACATGTACCCGCCCCAGGTAACGTAGGAGGTCTTGTCGTTGTGGAGGAAAAAGCTGTCGATTCCGTAGGTCGGATCACTCCAGAAGCCCTTCGGCGTGCTCGGGCAGTAGAACAAGCGCAGGTCCTTGCCCACGTACTTACCGTAAAGCATTCCGTAGTTGATGGGTTCCTTGATGTACTTCTGGTCGGCCGGCACCGATTCGTAGTGAAGCGACTTGTGTTCGGCAATGTTGTACCCGTAAGTCCCCCGGAGCGGCAAGCGCGCCTTGTGGTCAGAGGCATAACCCACCATGCCCAACCCGATCTGGTGCAGGGCAGCCAGACAGGAGGACCGCTTGGCCATCTCGCGAGCTTTGGCCAGTGAGGGAATCAGGATGGTGATCAGCAGGGCGATGATCGCCACCACAACAAGAACCTCGATGAGCGTGAAGCCTGC harbors:
- a CDS encoding prepilin-type N-terminal cleavage/methylation domain-containing protein; translation: MGRRPAGFGRRPGRRRGPRRAGFTLIEVLVVVAIIALLITILIPSLAKAREMAKRSSCLAALHQIGLGMVGYASDHKARLPLRGTYGYNIAEHKSLHYESVPADQKYIKEPINYGMLYGKYVGKDLRLFYCPSTPKGFWSDPTYGIDSFFLHNDKTSYVTWGGYMYAAPVDVGKCPRADSKKVYPSEVWHPYFVDYLAKTKGVDPATYQMPLMQALVADGVIGSSEGQTVMRACHGNGANALYSDYHAKFVQDIKGELRSLAPSSGPNGGPALYRMWEFFTLHY